CGAGAAAGGCTAAAGATCCGGAAACTACTCCACCGTCACCTTTTCGGCTGCACGTAGCGCACGCACGCCGACCGCGATGCTGGAGCCGACCATCAAAAAGGCCGCGACCACGGGGTGCAGCCAACCACTCGCCGCCAGGATCATGCCGGTGACATTGTAGCAGGCCGCAAAACGCAGGTTGCCGTAAATGCCGCGCCGCACGACGCGCCCCAGGCGGATCGCCCGCGGCACGACCCGCAGGTCATCACCCGCCATCGTGCCCATGGCCGACGCCCGCGCCAGATCCGCGCCCCCGCCCACCGCGATCGAGCCGTTGGCCACGCCCATCGCCGCCGCATCGTTGACCCCATCGCCGACAAATACGACCTGCCGGCCGGCAGCCTGATGCGCCGCGATGCGCGCAACTTTGTCCTCCGGCGACAAGCCCCCCTCGACCGGCACGCCGAGATCCGTCGGTGGATGCCGGTCGCCCGTGAGCACCTCCACTGCCACACCGAGTTCGCGCAGTTCCGCGAGCGTCTCGGTGAGGCCCACCCGCCAGCGTTCGCCCAGCTCCACCGTCGCCGCGAGCGCGCCGTCCACCGACACCCACACCGCCTTGGCCGCGCCCGACGGCGCGTCCCCGGTGAACCCATGCAAATCCCATTCGCCCACCGCGACCTGGCGCCCGTCCACGCGGCCACGCACCCCACCGCCCGCCACCACTTCCCGCTCTGTCATGGTCGTCGCCGAACCGGGGTCACCGCCCCCGGCTGAAACCAGGGCCTGCGCCACGGGATGCATCAGGCCGTCCTCCAACCGGGCCACCGCGCCGCGCAGCCAGGCCGACGACGCCGGATCCGTCCAAGCGCCCTCCATACGCCACGCCAACACTTCCATGCGCTCTTCCGAGAGCGTGCCCGTTTTGTCGATACAGAGTTGATCACACCGGCCGAGCGCGTCGAGCAGGTCACCGGTGCGCGCCACGACGCCGAGTTTCACCAACCGCGCCAAGCCACTCCAGACCGCGATCGGCGTGGCCAAGCCCATCGCACAGGGACACGCCACCAACAGCACCGCCATGGCGTTGAACAAGGCTTCCGGCCACGGCCCCCGCAGCCACCAGAACGCAAAGGTGCCGACACTCACCGTCACCACCACGGGGAGGAAAAAACGCATGAGCGTATCGGCCTGCGCCTGCAGTGCACTCGGCGCCACCCGCGCGCGTTCCACTTCGCTCAAAATGTGATCGAGACGGCGGGCGCCGATCGTGGGCGCGATTTCCAAATCGCCGTCGACGGCATGCGTTCCCGCCAGCACCGCCTCGCCTTCACCCCGCGGCACCGGCCGCCACTCGCCGGTCATGCTTGTCTCCGAAATATAACTACGCCCGCGCACGATGGTGCCGTCCACCGCGATGGCTTCGCCCGGCGCCACCAACACCCGTTCATCGCCGCGCAGCGCTTTCACCGGCTTGGTGACTTCGCGGCCATCGGGTTCACGCACCCGCACGCTCGCAAACTGCGCGCGGGTTTTATCGACCGCCGACAGCGCCGCGAGACGGCTGCGCGCGCCGATAAGTTTGCCCAGCGTGTGCACCGCGATGAGCACCGCCACAACTTCGTAATAGACTGCTCCAGTGCGGGTGAAGGTGCTCACCAACGATCCCGCCAGCGCGCCGGTCAGCGTGACCAAAAACAACAGATCGATGCTGATGCGCGCCTCCCGCAGCGAACGCCACGCTGCGCCCACCATGTCACCGCCGAGAAAGATCAACACGAGCAGCGCCGAGAGCATGAGTCCGCCATGCACGACCCAATAACCCACGCCGTCGGCCGGCGTCACATTGATCGCTAGGCCAAACACCATCGCCTGCCCCGCCACCGCGAGTCCGATGCCGATGCGCATCCAGCCGCGCGCCACCAGATCGGCATCGGCCTGCAAACCGGGTTCGGCCGTTTGCTCTGCCGCGTCGCTCACGGTTCCACCTCGAACCAGAACGGCACGAAGGTCTCGGTGTCGTTGAGCACCATCTGCGCCCAGATGACATACAGCCCCGCCTCCGGAATCGTGACTTGGAAATGCAGTTCCGGCGCGAGCGCATCCGGCGGGTTTACCAGATCGGTCTCGCGCGGATGCAGGTGGGCGAATCCACTGCGCTCGCGGTCAAAGGCCACGAGGTGCGCAAAGGCGCCCATCACTTCACCGAGCTGCACGGGACTGCCATCGAGCGCGCGGATCGCCAACGTCAGATCGGCCGGCTCACGGGCTCGCACCTGCTCACCATCGGTGCGCAGCGAGAAAGCAAAACCATCGCGCTCGGCCGTCGGGTTGAGGATGACCGGGTTCTGCGCCACCTCGCCCGGCACCTCGATGTCAGCGCTCGCATACAAACCGCGCGCCGTCGCCGCCGGCGTGAAATCGGCAAACACCCGGTAGGTGCCCGCGAGCTTCGGGGTGAAACTCACGTGCCATTCGCCCGGCGTCTCCCCCGGCTCGGGATGCAGGTGATGATAGTCGCGGAGGGTCGGATCGACCGCCATCAGGTGCAGCTTGCGCGTGTGCGCCACCAGCAGATCGACCGGACCGATCGCCTTGCCGGTGGACGTCGCCAACGTGAGCGTGAGGTCGAGCGGTTGTCCGACCGCGGCGGTCGTCGGCGCCAGCGTGAGGCTCACCGGCGAGCGCGCTGTCGTGACCGGCAGAAACTGCGGCGCCGCCGGATCGCAGAACTCGAGCACGTTCTCCCCCTCCAGGCGGAAATCGCCATGGCTCAGGTTGGTGCCGGTGGGCAGCCAGCGAAACACCGCAAAGATGGCCAACGCGCCCAGGGTGAGCACGACCATCTGCCGGCGTTGGGCCGGATTAAACGAGGGCGCTGTCGCGGTTTCGCTCATAGGTTTCGTCTCGGGCTGGCTCTGCTTCAGCGCACGATCTTGCGCACAAACTGTTGGGTGTCCCAGCGGCTGCCATCCGCGCGATCGATGATGCGGCCCTCTTCGTTCACCAAGAGCGTCGCGAGCGTGTGTTGAATGAGCGGCCCCTCGACTTCGGCCAACACGCCGAGCTGGCGCAGCAGGTCTTTGATGGCCGACTCCGGACCGGTGAGAAAGCTGTAGTTGCTGGTGTCGATGCCGCGCGCCGCCGCGTAGTCGCGCAGCACGCCAGGCGTATCGTATTCCGGATCGAAGGTGACCGAGATGAGCTCGAGTTGATCACTCTTGCCGGCCGCCGCGACGCCTTCCTGCACCGTCATCATGTTGGTCACCGCCGCCGGACACATCGTCGCGATCGGGCAACGCGTGTAGATGAAGTTGATCACCACCTTCTTGCCCCGGAAGCGGTTCATATCGACGACCTGACCACTCTGATCATACAGCGAAAAGTCGGGCAGGTTCTCGCCCACCGCGCGGTAAACCTTGCTGCCGCGAATGACCGTGTCCTCGTGCAACTCGGCGGCGGCGGCGGCGATCTGTGACTCGGACAAACCGTCCTGCACCCAGATGTGCGCGAGACGGAAGACGCCGTTGGCTTCTTCGATGAGGCGCGCGCGGATGCGTTGGCCGGCCTCAAGATTGGCGAGGTCACCCGCGCCGGCTTGGAACTCCATCACCATTTGCGGCATGTAGTCGGGGATGGGGTCGTGGTCGACGAGCAGGGTGCCGCGTTCGAGATCGACCTTCACGATTTGCCCGGTGAGCGGACGGCCGGGCACCGGCAGTCGTTCGGGTTGCGCTGCCTTTTCGGCGCGGTTGCATGCGGTGAGCAACAGCGCGGTGGTCACGAGGCTCACGCCCAACCAACGGCGGACGCAGCACGAGAACCCGGCAATCTTCGAAGTCATGTGCTCACGGATTCCCCGGCAGATAGATTTGTCAAAGGGAATGCGGCTCGTAGGGTGACCCGCTCTCCCCTTCCGCCCCGCCGCTTTCTGCCCACCATGCCGTTGCTCAGCACGTCCGCCCGTTCTTCCAGCTACCAACCCGGTTTGGCGTGGTTCGCCACGCTCGGCGGCATCTGGGTGTTTGTGCTGGTGATGCTCGGCGCGTTCACCACCAGCATCGGCGCCGGCATGATCTTTCTCGATTGGCCGCTCTCCAATGGATCGCTCAATCCCGACGGCTGGCTGAGCGACATCATGATGTTTGCCGAGCACTCCCATCGCCTGAGCGCCGGCATGATGTCCTTTATCACCATCGGCATCTGGTTGGCTGTTTGGAAAAAGGAAGCGCGCGCCTGGGTGCGGCACGTCGCGCTCTTCGCCGTGGCCCTGGTGTTCGTGCAGGCGCTGGTTGGCGGACTGCGGGTGCTGCTCGACCACATCTTCCTCGATTCGGTCAGCGTAGGTCGCCTCTTCGCCATGCTGCACGCCTGCCTCGCGCAGGTCTACGTGTGCACCCTGCTCACCATCGCGCTCGCGCTGTCGCGCCCCTGGATCGAAGCCTCGGCCCGCTCCGACGGACTGGCCGCCCTGTCTCGCCTCGGCCGGTGGTGTTGCGGGCTGTTGCTGCTCCAACTCGCCATCGCGGCGATCATGCGTCATAGCTACGCCGGCATGGCTATCCCCACCTTCCCGCTGAGCTCCGCCGACGGCGACCTGTTGCCGCCGCTGTGGAATTTCCGGGTCGGCATTCACTTCGCCCATCGCGTGATGGCGGTCGTGCTGAGCGTGGCGCTCATCACTTACGCCGTGAAGCTGGCCAAAGCACACCTCGGCGGCGCCGGCACCACCATTGCGACGCTGCTCGTCGCTCAAGTCGCCCTCGGCGCCTCGGTCATTTGGACCACCCGCAATCCCTACGTGACGACCGGTCACGTGCTGGTGGGCGCCCTGCTGCTCGCCACCACTTACGGCGCCACCCTGTGGACCATGCGCCGGGAAGGGAGGGTCAGCGTATGAGTTCGAACGACGCCGCTTCGGCCTCCGCCCATGAACCGCCCGTCGCGGCGGCCGGTCGTTTTGCCGACTACGTGGAGCTCACCAAACCGCGGCTCAGCATGCTGTCGGTCATCACCGCCATGGTCGGTTACCTTGTGGTGAAGGCGCCGTGGGAGTGGACCCATTTCATTGCCACCATGGTCGGCACCTCCGCCTGCGCCGGCGGTGTCGCGTCGCTCAATCAATGGATGGAGCGCGACACCGACGCCAAGATGCACCGAACTGCCGACCGTCCCCTGCCCTCCGGCAAAGTGCCCGATGGCGCTGCCTTTGTGCTCGGTTGGGGCCTGTGTTTTGGCGGCTGTTTCCTGCTCTTCGCGCTGGCCAGTCCGCTCGCCGCCGCTTTTGCCCTCGCGACCATCGTGACCTACCTCGCGTGGTATACGCCCGCCAAGCGCTGGTCCAAGTGGAGCACCGAGATCGGCGCCATCGCCGGCGCCTTTCCGCCCCTCATCGGTTACGCCGCCGCTCACGGTGGCATGGAACCGCTGGGGTGGGTCTTGTTTGGCCTGCTGGCCTTTTGGCAAATCCCGCACTTCATGGCCATCGCCTGGACTTACCGGGAGGACTACAGCGCGGTCGATTTTCCGATGTTGCCGGTGCGCGACCGCGACGGCCAAACCGTCGCCCTCTGGTCGCTGGTCAACACCGTCGCCGTGGTGATCGTGAGCGCCCTGCCAAGCTTCATGGGCGATGCGACCTGGATCTACTTCGGCGTGACGGTGCTGCTCGGGCTCTGGTTCATGATGCGCGCCGTCGCTTTCCTGCGCAAAGACGGCCGCGACCAAGCCGCCCGCAAACTGTTTTTCGCCTCCATCGGCTGGCTTCCGTTGCAGCTTGGTGCACTGGTGATCGATCGCCTCTTCTTGGTATGACGATTCACGACATCCCCGCCCTCAACGCCATGCTCAATGGCCTCGCCACGCTCCTGATGACCTTCGGCTTCGGCTTCATCAAGGCCGGTTACCGCGACGCCCACCGCAAGGCGATGCTCGCCGCCGGCGGCGTGTCGGCGATCTTCCTGGTCGGTTACGTCGCCCACAAAATCGCCGTGCAGGGCGTGCACACCCCCTTCGGCGGCGAAGGCGCGATCAAGGGCATCTACTATGCGATGCTCATCTCCCACATCCTGCTCGCCATGAGCATCGCCTACCTCGTGCCGCGCACCTTCTGGTTCGCCATCAAGGGCAACTATGAGCGGCACAAAAAGTGGGCCCGCTGGACCTTCCCCATCTGGTATTACGTGAGTGTGACCGGCGTCCTGGTCTACTTTTTCCTCTACCGCTGGTGGCCCGCCACGGCCTGAGCCGAGCCGCTACAAATCCTCATCCAGATACAGCCATTTCGGGCGTAAAGCCCGACCCACAAATCGGTTACTCTGTCTGATGTGGGTCGGGCTCTTGCCCGCCTCGGGCGCGGTTACGCCCGACATCCCTACTTCTGTAACCACCAACTCGGCGAACGCGCCAGAGCGGCTCAGCCGAAACGTTTTTCAACCAAGGCGTCGACGCGCTCCTTGGACATCAACACGTGTCGCGGCGTGGTGCGCGGACTCAGTTCCAAGGTAAGCCGATGGTGCGGCTCCCAGAATGAGCTGATCATGTCGAAATCGATCTGCCCATAACCCACCGGCTGATGGTCATCGTCATCCGCGACGTCGTGCAGGTGGAAGCCCAGCAGGCGGCTGGCGTTCTTCTCCAAATGCTCACGGTGACTGATGACGCCCATGTTCTGCTTGAGCTCGGCATGGCCCGTGTCGTGCCAATAGCCGCAGTGCCGCTGCTCGGGCATCGCATCAAAAAAGGCCGGAAAGTCGTCATCGAGCGGCAGCTCTTGGAACTTCTCCCGATTCTCGCAGGCGATCATGACCTTCTTTTCGAGGCAGCGTTCGCGAATCTCTTCCAGGCTCGCCAGCACCTGCTCCCAGTAGGGCGGCATGCGCTTGCGCTGCTTGGCCAGCGCCTTCTCCAGCACCTTCCGGTAGCCCGGGTCCTTGGCCACATCGAGCTCCGAGTGCATGCGCCGGTAGGCCTTCACCTTGCGCACCGGATTGGTCCAAAAGAAGTGCACGCTGCCGAGGTGCGTCACCATGACCGACGCGCCCACCTGCGCGGTGAAGTCGATCGACTTGAGGGTGTGCCGGAGCCACTGGTCGTGCTCCTTGTGCGTCGCGTTCGACGGCTCAAACAGGTTGGGCGCCGAATGGTTGATGCCGGTGGGTAGCGGACAAAAATTGTGCGTCGAAGTGATCTGGATCAGCCCCTCTTCGACTGCCCGCAGAATCCCTGGCACCAGCACGATGCGCGTCCCGTGGCTCAGCTCCGCATAGTCGAAACCGAGGTCGCGAATCTCCTTGAGCATCGCGTAGCCATCGGTGTGGCGGTAGGAGTTCCAGCAGGTTGATAGCGCCAGGGTCGGCTTCACAGGGAGGTTAGAAAAGACGAAATCAGAAACAGGAGCAACTCAGGTCGTCCAAGTGTGAGTCGCTTGCAGAAAAGACGGATCAAGGCACAAAAAAACCGCGCCCGCGAACAACGTTCGACCGGCGCGGTGGGGAAAAAGGCTCGGTTCGTCGCGCGTGGCGACGACAGCGGGATCAACCCTCGTGGCGACGGCGCAGCATCTGGGTGAAGGCCATGACCTTCTCCTTGCGGCGACGCTTCGCGCAGGGCTTCTCGAAGTAACGCTTGGCGCGAACACCCTTGATGATGTTCTCGCGTTCGAGCTTCTTCTTCAGGCGACGCAGGGCGCGGTCGACCGGCTCGCTTTTGCGGATTTTGATTTCGATGGGCATGTCGTAGGACGTGTTTCTGAAAGGGAAAAAGGCTCATAGCGCCAAAGCGTGGCCTCTGCGTCAACGGCAATCTTTAGCCGCCCCATCTGCGCCAAAAAGGCGCCGCTTGATTTCCATTTCAGCGTTTCAGCTTTCTGATTTCAGCTTTTCCCTACGCCCGTGCCCGCCGATCCGAGTTTCGCCCACCTTCACGTTCACACCGATTATTCCCTGCTCGACGGAGCCTGCCGCATCGACCGGCTGATGGGCCGCGCCAGCGAGCTCGGCATGACCGCGCTCGCTCTCACCGACCACGGTAACCTCTTCGGCGCCATCGCGTTCTACAACGCCGCCAAGGCCGCCGGCATCAAGCCGCTCATCGGCTGCGAGCTCTACATGACCACCGGCTCCCGCCTCGAAAAGAAGGGACGCGCCGAGGACGGCAAGAGCTACTACCACCTGGGCCTCCTCGCCAAAAACCTCACCGGCTACCAGAACCTGCTCAAGCTGGTCTCCGACTCCCACCTGCGCGGTTTTTATTACAAACCCCGCACCGACATGGAGACCCTCGCCCAATATTCCGAGGGCCTCATCGGCTTCACCGGCTGCCTCGCCTCCCTCGTCCCCCAGCTCCTCCTGCACGATCGCGAAGAGGAAGCCCGCGAGGCCTGCGCTAAGTTCGTCGATATCTTCGGCAAGGAGAACTACTTCGTCGAAATCCAGGACCACGGCATCCCCGAGCAGAAGAAGATCATTCCCGGCCTCATCAAGCTGGGCGAGGAGTTCGACCTGAAACTCATCGCCACCAACGACGTCCACTACGTCAACGCCGACGACGCCCAGCCGCACGACGCCCTGCTCTGCATCCAGACCGGCTCCAAGCTGGCCGAGGAAAACCGCATGCGTTTCTCCGGCGACCAGTTCTACCTCAAGTCGCGCGCCGAGATGGAACGGGTCTTCCCAGAGTTCCCCGAGTCCATTCTCAACACCCAGCTGGTCGCCGAGATGTGCGACCTCGCCATCCCCTTCCCCAAGGGCTCCGAGCGTTACCCCAAGTATCCGCTGCCCCCGGAAATTTCCTCCAAGTATTCGCCTGCCGAATACCTTCACCAGCTCTGCGTCGAGGGCCTGAAGGACCGCTACGACGTCGATTACGATTCCATCGCCGCTCACGAGAACGTCGCCGCCAAACTCGACCTGCTCAACAACCGCCCCGAAGGCGAAAAACCCAAGCCGCCCGACTACTCCGGCCTCGATAGCGCCGAAGAGCTCGTCGTCCGTCTCGGCTACGAGCAGGCCATCATCAACGTCACCGGCTTCGTCGACTACTTCCTTGTCGTGTGGGACTTCATCAACTGGGCCCGCGAACACGAGATCCCCGTCGGTCCCGGCCGTGGTTCCGGTGCCGGCTGCCTCGTCGCCTACCTGCTGACCATCACCAACATCGACCCGATGCGGTTCGGTCTGCTCTTCGAACGTTTCCTCAACCCGGAACGTATCTCCCCGCCCGACTTCGATATCGACTTCTGCATGCGCCGCCGCGTCGAGGTGATCGACTACGTGCGCGAGAAATACGGCCGCGACTGCGTCGCCAACATCATCACCTACGGCACCCTCGGCGCCAAGATGGTCATCCGCGACGTCTCCCGCGTGCACGACCTCGCCTTCGCCGACGCCGACCGGCTCGCGAAGATGATTCCCGACGAGCTCAACATCTCGCTCACCGATTCCATCGAGAAGTCTTCCGAGCTGCGCACCGAGATCGACCGCAACCCGATGGCCAAGAAGATCGTCACCGCCGGTCTCGTCCTCGAGGGCATGGTGCGCAACACCGGCAAACACGCCGCCGGCATCATCATCACCGACCAGCCGCTGGAGAACTTCGTCCCCCTCACCCTGCAGGAAGGCGACGTCACCGTGCAGTTCTCCATGAAGGCCGTGGATAAACTCGGCCTGCTGAAGATGGACTTCCTCGGCCTCAAGACGCTCACCGTCATCTCCGACGCCGTCGCCAACGTCCGCCGCACCCAGCAGATGCCGGACTTCTCCATCGACGACGTCTCCCTCGAGGACCCCAAAACCTACGAGCTGCTCAACGCCGGCAAAACCGTCGGCGTGTTCCAGCTCGAATCGCCGGGCATGCAGAACGCCTCCCGCCAGGTGGGCATCTCCAACATCGACGACATCAACGCCATCTCGGCCCTCTACCGGCCGGGCCCGATGCAGTTCATCCCCGACTACGCCCGCGGTAAACACAACCCGGCCTCGGTCCAGTATCCCCACGAGCTCCTCGAGCCCGTCCTCCGCGAAACCTTCGGCATCATCGTCTACCAGGAACAGGTGATGGAGTGTGCCAAGGTCATCGCCGGTTATTCCCTCGGTGGCGCCGACATGCTCCGCCGCGCCATGGGTAAGAAAGACCAGAAGGCCATGGATGAGCAGCGCCAGATCTTCATCAAGGGCGCCAAGGAGAAGCACGACATCTCCGCCACCAAAGCCAACGAGATCTTCGACCTCCTCAACAAGTTCGCCCAATACGGCTTCAACAAATCCCACTCCGCCGCCTACGCCGTCGTCGCCTACCAGACGGCGTATTTGAAAGCCAACTACCCGGTCGAGTTCATGGCCGCCGTGCTCACCGCCGAGCTCGGCAACGCCGAAAAGGTGTCCCACTTCATCGATGAAGCCCTCGCCATGGGCATCGAGGTGCAGGGCCCCGACGTGAACGAATCCCGCGAAAACTTCGCCCCGGTCGCCGGCGGCAAAATCCGCTTCGGTCTCGCCGGCATCAAGGGCGTGGGTGAAGCCGCCTCCCTCAAGATCATCGAGGAGCGCGAAGCCAACGGGCACTTCGAGAACTTCGACGACTTCATCGCCCGCGTCGACGGCAAGGCCGCCAACAAACGCGTCCTCGAACACCTCGTCAAAACCGGCGCCTTCGATTTCTCCGGCGAGCCGCGCAAGGGCATCTTCGAGCGCATCGACTCCGCCATCGCCGCCGCCGCCGAGCAGGCCCGCGACCGCGCCGCCGGCCAAAACAACTTCCTCGACATGCTGGCCGAACCCGAGCCGCCGAAACCTGCCGGCAATCGAAAATCCGAAATCAAAAATCTGAAACCCGACGACGTCACCGACTTCACGTCATCGGAAAAACTCGCCTTCGAAAAGGAGCTGCTCGGCTTCTACGTCTCCGGCCACCCGATGAACACCTACATCGGTCTCGCCGACGCGCTCGACACCTACGACCTCGACGAGCTGCTGGAACAGGAGGACCGCACGCCCTTCCGCATCTGCGGCATCGCCGGTGGCCTGCAGAAAAAACTCTCCAAAAAGGACAACCGCCCCTGGGTCGCCTTCTCCCTCGCCACCAAACAGGCCACCCTGCAGCTCAACATGTTTGCCAACGCCTACGAGGAATACGGCGAGGTGCTCAGCGAAAACGCCCCGGTTGTCATCTGCGGCACGGTCATGGTCAACGAAGAGGGTGCCCGCCTCAACGTCCGCGAGGCGTATCATCTGCCCAACTACGTCGCCTCCAACATCAAGCGCGTCACCTGGCTGCTCGATCCGGCCAATACCGACAACAGCTCCTTCCTGCGCAGTCTGCGGCCCATCATCGACGGCCAGTCCGGTCCCACCTCCACCAGCCTCGGTTTCGTGGGCCCCGACCGCTCCGTCGCCATCGCCGACATCTCCACCGCCCTCGACTGGAAACTCTCCGGCGAAATCTTCCAGGTCCTGCGCAACCACCCCGCCGTCGTCGGCGTGCAAATCGAGACCGCCCCCTTCGAACTCAAACAGACCCAGCGCTGGGGTAAACGGCGCTAAACCGGGGCACGTTGCCCCTCCCTGCTTACGGTGCCCATTAGCCTCCTGATTGGCTCATGGGCACATTCACGTAATCGGGGATATATCCCTAAAGTATACTAGTAATTCCCCCGAATAGGTAGCTCAGCAGACCCTAGGACCGGTTTGCCACCAGCTACCAATGAACACCTCTCGAATCCGCACTGGCCTTGCGGCCGTATCGACCGCGCTCGCCTGCATCGCTTGGCCGAGCACCGCCTCCGCCACCGTATCCTTCGCTGACATTCAAGTCGGCGGCTTCATCAGCCAAGGTTACCTCCAAAGTTGGGGTAACAACTATCCCGTCGAAGCCGACGGCGGCACCTTCGACTTCCGCGAGATCGCGCTCAACGCGTCCTACTCGCGCGGCGACTTTCGCATCGGCGCCCAGGCGTTTGCCCAGAGTCTCGGCAACTACGGCGAGGACGAGCCGATCCTCGACTGGGCCGTCGCCGACTACCAATTCCGCCGCGAGATCGGCCTGCGCGCCGGTCGCCTAAAGTTTCCCCGCGGACTCTACGGCGAAGCCCTCGATGTCGATTCCATCCGCCCCTACGCCTTCCTGCCGCTCAGCCTCTACAACCCCATCCTGCGCGACTTCTTCGGCTCCTTCGACGGCGCCATGGCCTACGGCAACCTCGGCCTCGGTGACGCCGGCTCCCTCGACTACAAAGTCTTTTACGGCGACCGCTCCGTGAGCGCCGACCAAGGCGTGGCCGACTTCTTCAATAACTCCGGCATCTACGCCGCTCCCGGCGTGGCTGCACTCAAACTCGGCTCCGTCTACGGCCTGCAACTCTTCTGGAATACGCCCATCCTCGGCCTACGCGGCGGATACTCCTTCAACCGCCTCGCCGATGTCGCCGGCGACGGCGCCTTCGCCCCCGCTCCCGCCCTCCCCGCCGGCCTGACCTCCGACGCCTACGACACCCACGCGCTGTCGGTGGAATATTACTACAACGACTGGGTCTTCGCCGCCGAGTGGCAGCGTGTCGTGAGCGACTTCCATCTCACCACCCCGCTCTTCGTCCGCCCCAGCCCTTTCCAGTGGAGCAATTGGTATGTCTCGGCCGCCCGCCGCATCACGCCCTACCTCGAACTGGGGGCCTACTACAGCTCCCAAACCGACGACGCACCCGACCCCACCGCGCCAGACTTCTACAACTACAACCGCGAATGGGTCGCCAGCGCTCGCTTCGATCTCACCGACCAACTCCTCGTCAAAATCGAGGGCCACTGGATCGAGGGTGCCATGAACGTCTTCAACACCGTCAAGACGCCCAACCCCGCCCGCGACCTGCGCACCACCCTGCTCGCCGTCAAAACCACTTACTCGTTCTGACCCACCACCGCCTACCCGTGATCGTCATGCAACGCACCCTTCGCTCCTCTCTGCTCCTGCTGCTCGGCCTGTGCACCGCCGTCCTGAGCGCCTCCGCCGCCCCCGCCCTCGTGGGCAACGCCGACCTCGCCGGCAACGCCCTCGATGCCGACGCCGCCAAAGCCGTCCTCCTCGGCAAAAACAACAAAATCGGTTCCGCCCGCGTCGTCATCATCGTCGCGAAAAACAGCCCCGCCCAGGAGAGCTTCCTCAAAGCCACCGTCGGCATGAGTTCCGGCCAGTTCCAAAACCACTGGCGCCGCCTCTTCATGACCGGTGGCGGCTCCGCCCCCAAGGTCGTGGCCGATGAACAGGCCGCCCTCGCCCTCGCCGCCTCCACCCCCGGGGCCATCTGCATCGTCGACAACACCGCCGCCGGCGAGCTGCCCGTGCTTTCCGAAATCTAACCTGCCCCCGCCTTCGCCATGCAGTCCTCCAAGCCAGCCATCACCCTGCGCCGCACCATTGCCTTGGTGCTGGGCTCGTTCGCGGTCGTGCTGATCGGCGTGCTCAGCGTATCCGGCACCGTCCGGCACTACACGCACCTCGGCGCCCTCGGCACCACCGAGTTCACCGAACGCCACCTGCCCAATCTCCTGCGCCTAGGCAGCATGCAACAAGCCACCCTGCGCAGCGAAGCGGCCCTCTTCCAATTCGCCCTCGCCGGCGACGAGGCCAAAATGGCCCAGCGCCACGAAGCCTTCGCCGCCAGCATCGCCGTCGTCGAAGCCGACCTCGCCGCCATGGCGGAATCCGTC
This portion of the Actomonas aquatica genome encodes:
- a CDS encoding heavy metal translocating P-type ATPase, coding for MSDAAEQTAEPGLQADADLVARGWMRIGIGLAVAGQAMVFGLAINVTPADGVGYWVVHGGLMLSALLVLIFLGGDMVGAAWRSLREARISIDLLFLVTLTGALAGSLVSTFTRTGAVYYEVVAVLIAVHTLGKLIGARSRLAALSAVDKTRAQFASVRVREPDGREVTKPVKALRGDERVLVAPGEAIAVDGTIVRGRSYISETSMTGEWRPVPRGEGEAVLAGTHAVDGDLEIAPTIGARRLDHILSEVERARVAPSALQAQADTLMRFFLPVVVTVSVGTFAFWWLRGPWPEALFNAMAVLLVACPCAMGLATPIAVWSGLARLVKLGVVARTGDLLDALGRCDQLCIDKTGTLSEERMEVLAWRMEGAWTDPASSAWLRGAVARLEDGLMHPVAQALVSAGGGDPGSATTMTEREVVAGGGVRGRVDGRQVAVGEWDLHGFTGDAPSGAAKAVWVSVDGALAATVELGERWRVGLTETLAELRELGVAVEVLTGDRHPPTDLGVPVEGGLSPEDKVARIAAHQAAGRQVVFVGDGVNDAAAMGVANGSIAVGGGADLARASAMGTMAGDDLRVVPRAIRLGRVVRRGIYGNLRFAACYNVTGMILAASGWLHPVVAAFLMVGSSIAVGVRALRAAEKVTVE
- a CDS encoding SCO family protein, which translates into the protein MTSKIAGFSCCVRRWLGVSLVTTALLLTACNRAEKAAQPERLPVPGRPLTGQIVKVDLERGTLLVDHDPIPDYMPQMVMEFQAGAGDLANLEAGQRIRARLIEEANGVFRLAHIWVQDGLSESQIAAAAAELHEDTVIRGSKVYRAVGENLPDFSLYDQSGQVVDMNRFRGKKVVINFIYTRCPIATMCPAAVTNMMTVQEGVAAAGKSDQLELISVTFDPEYDTPGVLRDYAAARGIDTSNYSFLTGPESAIKDLLRQLGVLAEVEGPLIQHTLATLLVNEEGRIIDRADGSRWDTQQFVRKIVR
- a CDS encoding COX15/CtaA family protein, with the translated sequence MPLLSTSARSSSYQPGLAWFATLGGIWVFVLVMLGAFTTSIGAGMIFLDWPLSNGSLNPDGWLSDIMMFAEHSHRLSAGMMSFITIGIWLAVWKKEARAWVRHVALFAVALVFVQALVGGLRVLLDHIFLDSVSVGRLFAMLHACLAQVYVCTLLTIALALSRPWIEASARSDGLAALSRLGRWCCGLLLLQLAIAAIMRHSYAGMAIPTFPLSSADGDLLPPLWNFRVGIHFAHRVMAVVLSVALITYAVKLAKAHLGGAGTTIATLLVAQVALGASVIWTTRNPYVTTGHVLVGALLLATTYGATLWTMRREGRVSV
- the cyoE gene encoding heme o synthase, which produces MSSNDAASASAHEPPVAAAGRFADYVELTKPRLSMLSVITAMVGYLVVKAPWEWTHFIATMVGTSACAGGVASLNQWMERDTDAKMHRTADRPLPSGKVPDGAAFVLGWGLCFGGCFLLFALASPLAAAFALATIVTYLAWYTPAKRWSKWSTEIGAIAGAFPPLIGYAAAHGGMEPLGWVLFGLLAFWQIPHFMAIAWTYREDYSAVDFPMLPVRDRDGQTVALWSLVNTVAVVIVSALPSFMGDATWIYFGVTVLLGLWFMMRAVAFLRKDGRDQAARKLFFASIGWLPLQLGALVIDRLFLV
- a CDS encoding DUF420 domain-containing protein, with the protein product MTIHDIPALNAMLNGLATLLMTFGFGFIKAGYRDAHRKAMLAAGGVSAIFLVGYVAHKIAVQGVHTPFGGEGAIKGIYYAMLISHILLAMSIAYLVPRTFWFAIKGNYERHKKWARWTFPIWYYVSVTGVLVYFFLYRWWPATA
- a CDS encoding sugar phosphate isomerase/epimerase, with the translated sequence MKPTLALSTCWNSYRHTDGYAMLKEIRDLGFDYAELSHGTRIVLVPGILRAVEEGLIQITSTHNFCPLPTGINHSAPNLFEPSNATHKEHDQWLRHTLKSIDFTAQVGASVMVTHLGSVHFFWTNPVRKVKAYRRMHSELDVAKDPGYRKVLEKALAKQRKRMPPYWEQVLASLEEIRERCLEKKVMIACENREKFQELPLDDDFPAFFDAMPEQRHCGYWHDTGHAELKQNMGVISHREHLEKNASRLLGFHLHDVADDDDHQPVGYGQIDFDMISSFWEPHHRLTLELSPRTTPRHVLMSKERVDALVEKRFG